The proteins below are encoded in one region of Fibrella aestuarina BUZ 2:
- a CDS encoding PadR family transcriptional regulator translates to MKSGNQEFIRGTLKTIVLQLLAQQGRMYGYEITQAVEERTAGELTLTFGALYPVLHKLVEEGLLITHTQEVDGRLRKYYQLTPVGSETAIEKLGEFDRFVQLMRLILNPAPTASLGQ, encoded by the coding sequence ATGAAATCGGGTAATCAGGAATTTATACGAGGGACACTGAAGACCATCGTCCTTCAACTGCTGGCTCAGCAAGGGCGGATGTATGGCTATGAGATTACGCAGGCCGTTGAAGAACGAACGGCGGGTGAGTTGACGCTTACGTTTGGGGCGCTTTATCCCGTGCTACACAAACTGGTAGAGGAGGGCTTACTCATTACACACACCCAGGAGGTAGACGGCCGACTACGCAAATACTATCAGCTTACCCCCGTGGGAAGCGAAACGGCCATTGAGAAGCTAGGCGAATTTGATCGTTTCGTTCAGTTGATGCGGCTGATTCTCAACCCTGCGCCAACGGCATCCCTGGGCCAGTAA